From a single Flavobacteriales bacterium genomic region:
- the rpmB gene encoding 50S ribosomal protein L28 translates to MSKICQITGKHVITGNKVSHSNRKTRRTFAPNLQDRKYFVAEENKWIKLRVSAAGMRTINKIGLGAALKRAKESGFLTA, encoded by the coding sequence ATGTCCAAGATCTGTCAAATTACCGGTAAACACGTCATCACCGGTAATAAGGTATCCCACTCCAATCGTAAGACCCGCCGCACATTTGCGCCGAATTTGCAAGACCGCAAATACTTCGTTGCGGAAGAGAATAAGTGGATCAAACTGCGTGTAAGTGCTGCAGGCATGCGCACGATCAATAAGATCGGTCTTGGTGCAGCCTTGAAGCGCGCCAAAGAGAGCGGCTTTCTAACGGCTTAA
- a CDS encoding aminopeptidase P N-terminal domain-containing protein produces MIRIPIILTFLTAVSMQAQEIPVSVQFGEPDNGVYDEDLLPAEFHKDRRATLRARLPGGGVAVVFSNPVRNRSNDIDYEYHQDPNFYYLSGHNEPNAMVFVFKEPRMINGVQASELLVVQPRDPTREVWNGLRTGKEGALTTLGFEAAMTGEEFLDWEADWSESDKIYVQATTENLTSNKHQKASLSELLDHFRTSTTKATQANAVDLQDWMAQLREVKQIEELAMMRKAIDITCLAQNELMTKLRPEMTEYQTEAIVEYVFKSNGAEDEGFPSIQGSGPHSCVLHYLTNRRTLGHNDLLVSDIGAEYHGYTADVTRTLPANGKFSPEQKIIYNLVYDAQEAGIAEVRKGNAFHAAHRAATAVIVKGLIANGLITDESEVRQYFMHGTSHYLGLDVHDAGTYGPLVPGNVITVEPGIYIAENSPCDPKWWNIGVRIEDDILVTDGDPLNLSAGSPRKLEDVEAAMAR; encoded by the coding sequence ATGATCCGCATACCCATCATACTGACATTTCTGACCGCTGTGTCCATGCAGGCGCAAGAGATCCCTGTATCGGTGCAGTTCGGAGAACCCGACAATGGCGTCTATGACGAGGATCTATTGCCAGCTGAGTTCCACAAGGATAGGCGAGCGACATTACGCGCACGATTGCCGGGAGGCGGAGTAGCCGTGGTATTTTCGAATCCAGTAAGGAACAGGAGCAATGATATCGATTACGAATACCACCAGGACCCCAATTTTTATTACTTGAGTGGACACAACGAGCCGAATGCTATGGTATTCGTATTCAAAGAGCCTCGAATGATCAATGGAGTACAAGCGAGCGAGCTATTGGTAGTTCAACCTCGGGACCCGACTAGAGAAGTTTGGAACGGGCTCAGGACCGGTAAGGAAGGCGCGTTGACAACACTAGGGTTTGAAGCGGCCATGACCGGGGAAGAGTTCTTGGATTGGGAGGCCGATTGGAGTGAAAGTGATAAGATCTATGTGCAAGCCACCACAGAGAATTTGACGAGTAATAAACACCAGAAAGCCAGTCTGAGCGAGCTGCTGGATCATTTCCGGACAAGCACGACCAAGGCAACGCAGGCCAATGCCGTTGATCTACAGGACTGGATGGCACAATTACGCGAGGTAAAACAGATCGAAGAACTTGCCATGATGCGGAAAGCCATTGATATCACATGTTTGGCCCAGAATGAGCTTATGACCAAGCTGCGACCGGAGATGACCGAATACCAAACTGAAGCAATCGTGGAATACGTCTTCAAAAGCAATGGTGCAGAAGATGAAGGCTTCCCTAGCATCCAAGGTAGCGGTCCGCACAGTTGCGTATTGCATTATCTCACGAATCGTAGAACACTAGGTCATAACGACCTGTTGGTCAGTGATATTGGTGCAGAATACCACGGATATACGGCCGATGTTACGCGCACCTTACCGGCGAATGGGAAATTCAGCCCAGAACAGAAGATCATCTACAATTTGGTCTATGATGCTCAGGAGGCCGGCATTGCTGAGGTGCGCAAAGGCAATGCCTTTCACGCCGCTCATCGTGCCGCAACTGCGGTGATCGTTAAGGGTTTGATAGCGAACGGGTTGATCACCGATGAAAGTGAGGTTCGGCAGTACTTTATGCACGGAACGAGCCATTATTTGGGGCTGGATGTTCACGATGCAGGCACTTACGGTCCTTTGGTACCGGGCAATGTGATCACGGTGGAGCCAGGTATTTACATAGCTGAGAATAGTCCGTGTGACCCCAAATGGTGGAACATCGGAGTTCGGATCGAGGATGATATTCTGGTGACCGATGGAGATCCTTTGAATCTTAGCGCTGGATCCCCAAGGAAATTGGAGGATGTAGAGGCCGCCATGGCGAGGTAA
- the rpmG gene encoding 50S ribosomal protein L33: MAKKGNRVQVIMECTEHKTSGLPGTSRYITTKNRKNTTERMELKKYNPIMRKMTVHKEIK, from the coding sequence ATGGCCAAGAAAGGGAACCGAGTACAAGTGATCATGGAGTGTACTGAGCATAAGACCTCAGGGCTTCCAGGAACATCACGTTACATTACAACCAAGAACCGCAAGAACACTACCGAGCGCATGGAGTTGAAGAAATACAACCCCATCATGCGCAAGATGACCGTTCATAAAGAGATCAAATAA
- a CDS encoding DUF4295 domain-containing protein, which produces MAKKTVATLKKADAKTFTKVIRMIKKEKTGGWSFVEQVVPSDDAEKLISGK; this is translated from the coding sequence ATGGCAAAGAAGACCGTTGCAACCCTGAAGAAGGCTGACGCCAAGACCTTCACCAAAGTGATCCGCATGATCAAAAAGGAAAAGACCGGCGGCTGGAGCTTTGTTGAGCAGGTAGTACCAAGTGATGACGCTGAAAAGCTGATCTCCGGTAAGTGA
- the ftsY gene encoding signal recognition particle-docking protein FtsY: MALFGLFGKTKKEPEVSEVEKQDLDHGLERSRTGLFGKIAHAIAGKTSVDDSVLDELEEILVSSDVGVDTTLKIISCLQERVKRDKYIGTSELHGLLRSEIVALMKDPEPIDPAVKPYVIMVVGVNGVGKTTTIGKLAHAFKKEGKSVVLGAADTFRAAAVDQLRIWSERVGVPLVEQGMNADPAAVAYDTVESAKARGADIVIIDTAGRLHNKVNLMNELTKVRNVMRKVIPDAPHEVLLVLDASTGQNAIEQAKQFTKATDVTALALTKLDGTAKGGVAIGISEQFSIPIKYLGVGEGIDHLQVFDKNAFVEALFKN, from the coding sequence ATGGCATTATTCGGATTATTCGGTAAGACCAAGAAGGAACCCGAGGTTTCGGAAGTCGAGAAACAGGACCTGGACCACGGTTTGGAACGGTCCCGAACCGGCCTTTTCGGTAAGATCGCGCACGCCATAGCGGGTAAGACCTCGGTGGACGATTCCGTGCTCGATGAACTTGAAGAGATCCTAGTGAGCAGTGATGTTGGAGTGGATACGACATTGAAGATCATCAGTTGTTTACAAGAGCGCGTAAAACGCGACAAATACATTGGGACAAGCGAATTACACGGTTTGTTGCGTTCGGAGATCGTTGCCTTGATGAAGGATCCCGAACCGATCGACCCCGCTGTTAAGCCCTATGTGATCATGGTGGTCGGCGTGAATGGGGTGGGCAAGACCACGACGATCGGGAAGTTGGCGCATGCCTTCAAAAAGGAAGGGAAGAGCGTTGTGTTGGGTGCTGCGGATACGTTCCGTGCAGCAGCTGTAGATCAACTCCGTATCTGGAGCGAAAGGGTCGGTGTGCCGTTGGTGGAACAAGGCATGAACGCCGATCCCGCAGCGGTGGCCTACGATACGGTTGAGAGTGCAAAGGCACGTGGTGCAGACATTGTGATCATTGATACTGCCGGGCGTTTGCACAACAAGGTGAACCTTATGAATGAGCTTACCAAAGTGCGTAACGTAATGCGCAAGGTGATACCCGATGCTCCACATGAGGTGTTGTTGGTCCTGGATGCCAGCACTGGTCAGAATGCCATTGAGCAAGCAAAACAATTCACCAAAGCGACCGATGTAACAGCGTTGGCGCTAACCAAGCTCGACGGAACCGCTAAAGGTGGTGTGGCCATTGGCATCAGTGAACAATTCAGTATTCCGATCAAATACCTCGGAGTAGGTGAAGGCATCGATCATCTTCAGGTGTTTGATAAGAACGCTTTTGTGGAGGCTTTGTTCAAGAACTGA
- a CDS encoding OmpA family protein, with the protein MDGKKKIISILSITFCVAGTTLNAQKGLLKLGDKYFEDFSYSKAIEYYEQAFHKNDASSIFHARRLGECYWNLRDTPNAERWYAIVSASSQATPEDIYRYAEMLRVSGQFADSELWLKRYAKLVPDDSRVILQENATERLSELMEGSAMTHKVTLADISSGSSDLSPFIHGNTVYFASSRSNQFTSRHTHSWNDQPFLNLYTGRLDPDGSVSNIKPMGDDMNTQYHESNAVVSADGSELYFTRNNVVEGRGVLSEEGVNNLQIFTRLMLPEGWSKETAFPYNSPAYSIGHPAITKDGKRLYFTSDMPGGLGGKDLYYSDRDERGEWTEPVNLGSGVNTEGAEMFPYVHDGTLYFSSDGHLGLGGLDLFRTTIRGKTHGRVENLNAPINSTADDLGFCLNDAGEIGFFTSDRDGALGKENIYTFRMHSKAEENRVWAGRVLDIGDAQPIPFLPIRILDMDRNEIGRTVTSMDGTYEFSAPNKAVIISVKIPGGSLSELPSDEFEVNMFSDTDVPDLYVNSMMDLPVNAIIRDQQTEEWVAGVNVTVRDIRDGTILFMGTTNDKGITQGQIPYRRFGEDASFEVSIERDGFFTQKNVVDFRILGFSEQSLTGPEGIALSPVLTGIDIAKALNLRPIYFDYRENKIRSDAAEELDLVAEVMISNPGISIALNSHSDSRASTEYNDALSQKRADSSRRYLIEQGISPERISAKGMGERKLVNKCADGVECSEEEHQMNRRTEFIITQCVDCGLANAGSKR; encoded by the coding sequence ATGGACGGCAAGAAGAAGATCATCAGTATCCTCAGTATCACTTTCTGCGTTGCAGGAACCACGCTCAATGCGCAAAAGGGACTACTCAAATTAGGAGATAAATATTTCGAGGACTTCAGCTATTCAAAAGCGATCGAATACTACGAACAAGCATTCCACAAAAACGACGCTAGCAGTATTTTTCATGCTCGCCGTTTAGGAGAGTGTTACTGGAACCTCCGTGATACGCCGAATGCCGAGCGTTGGTACGCGATAGTGTCTGCTTCATCACAGGCAACTCCGGAAGACATATATCGTTACGCTGAGATGTTACGCGTTAGTGGGCAGTTTGCCGACAGTGAACTATGGTTGAAGCGTTACGCAAAACTTGTACCCGATGATAGCCGTGTGATCCTGCAAGAGAACGCGACTGAACGATTGAGCGAATTAATGGAAGGGTCGGCTATGACCCATAAGGTCACACTTGCGGACATCAGTAGTGGATCCTCGGACCTCTCTCCATTCATCCATGGAAATACGGTGTATTTCGCATCTTCACGGTCCAATCAATTCACTTCACGCCATACCCATAGCTGGAATGACCAACCTTTTCTGAACCTCTACACCGGCCGATTGGACCCGGATGGTTCCGTATCCAACATCAAACCGATGGGCGATGATATGAATACGCAGTACCACGAGAGCAACGCTGTTGTTTCCGCAGATGGCAGTGAACTCTATTTTACGCGCAACAACGTCGTCGAAGGCAGAGGGGTGCTTAGCGAAGAAGGCGTGAACAACCTACAGATCTTCACCCGATTAATGTTACCTGAAGGCTGGTCGAAAGAGACAGCCTTTCCGTACAATAGTCCAGCCTATTCGATAGGCCACCCGGCAATTACCAAAGACGGAAAGCGCCTCTACTTCACAAGTGATATGCCAGGAGGCCTAGGTGGAAAAGACCTATACTACAGTGATCGCGATGAACGCGGCGAGTGGACGGAACCTGTGAACTTGGGATCCGGCGTGAACACGGAAGGAGCAGAAATGTTCCCGTACGTACATGATGGGACGCTCTACTTTTCATCCGACGGTCACTTAGGGCTAGGTGGACTAGACCTGTTCCGAACTACTATTCGCGGTAAGACACACGGCCGTGTCGAGAACCTTAACGCCCCCATCAACAGTACTGCCGATGATCTTGGCTTCTGTCTGAATGACGCCGGTGAGATCGGATTCTTTACCAGTGATCGCGATGGTGCATTAGGAAAAGAGAACATCTACACATTCCGGATGCATAGTAAAGCCGAGGAAAATCGTGTTTGGGCAGGTCGCGTATTGGATATTGGAGATGCTCAACCTATACCATTCCTACCCATCCGTATTTTGGATATGGACAGGAACGAGATCGGGAGAACCGTTACTTCGATGGACGGCACCTATGAATTCTCGGCACCGAATAAGGCAGTTATTATTAGTGTAAAGATCCCTGGCGGATCGCTCTCCGAGCTACCTTCCGATGAATTCGAAGTGAATATGTTCAGCGATACCGATGTGCCGGACCTCTACGTGAACAGCATGATGGACCTTCCCGTGAACGCGATCATTCGCGACCAGCAGACCGAAGAATGGGTAGCCGGAGTCAACGTAACGGTGCGTGATATACGCGACGGAACCATCCTATTCATGGGAACTACCAATGACAAAGGGATAACACAAGGACAGATCCCGTATCGCCGTTTCGGTGAAGATGCCAGTTTTGAGGTAAGCATTGAACGCGATGGCTTTTTCACTCAGAAGAACGTTGTTGACTTTCGGATACTCGGATTCTCAGAACAAAGTCTGACCGGTCCGGAAGGTATTGCCCTATCTCCCGTTCTTACGGGCATCGACATTGCAAAAGCGTTGAACCTGCGCCCGATCTACTTCGACTATCGCGAGAATAAGATCCGCAGCGATGCCGCCGAAGAATTGGACCTAGTTGCAGAAGTGATGATCTCCAATCCGGGGATCAGCATTGCATTGAACTCACATTCCGACAGCCGTGCCAGCACAGAGTACAACGATGCACTGAGTCAGAAAAGGGCGGATAGTTCACGGCGATATTTGATCGAGCAAGGTATCTCACCGGAACGTATCTCTGCGAAAGGCATGGGTGAGCGAAAGCTCGTGAATAAATGTGCGGATGGAGTCGAATGCTCAGAGGAGGAGCATCAAATGAACCGCCGCACGGAGTTCATCATTACACAGTGCGTGGATTGTGGGTTGGCGAATGCAGGATCAAAACGATAA
- a CDS encoding type IX secretion system membrane protein PorP/SprF — protein sequence MKPINQYLVLRKLFWLVPALLLAQLAQAQQDPMYSMYMWNMMPISPGYAGSSDVLNVTAISRIQWAAIQGAPTTHSLSGHAPINRQTLGAGASLTYDQIGRSTTTSFFGDVAYRMRFRNKTRLALGLSAGFNHAQIANTQVENTNPNDPTFLNDQSGKILPNFGFGAFLWSKKGYVGLSVPKLLRNYMGKINTDGVVTQLSKEATHGFLTAGYVFPLGTVIFKPATMIRMTEGAPLSVDVSANFLFMEKMWVGAAYRNGDSVTGIFSFQITDQFRAGYAYDFGISKLNRRANGAHEIMLSYDPVFSRERVRSPRYF from the coding sequence ATGAAACCGATTAACCAGTATCTCGTACTGCGCAAATTGTTCTGGCTCGTTCCGGCACTTTTGCTCGCGCAGCTTGCGCAGGCGCAGCAGGATCCGATGTACAGCATGTACATGTGGAACATGATGCCGATCAGCCCTGGATATGCGGGAAGTTCGGATGTTTTGAACGTAACGGCGATCTCCAGGATCCAATGGGCTGCTATCCAAGGTGCACCTACCACACATTCGCTCTCGGGCCATGCACCAATAAACCGACAAACATTGGGTGCTGGAGCGAGCCTAACGTATGATCAGATCGGGCGATCGACCACGACCAGTTTCTTTGGCGACGTCGCTTACCGCATGCGCTTCAGGAACAAAACGCGATTGGCCTTAGGTCTCAGCGCTGGTTTCAATCACGCACAGATCGCAAATACCCAAGTTGAGAATACGAACCCGAACGATCCAACATTTCTGAACGACCAGAGTGGAAAGATCCTCCCCAATTTCGGTTTCGGAGCATTTCTTTGGTCCAAAAAGGGATATGTGGGTCTATCAGTACCAAAACTACTGAGAAATTACATGGGCAAGATCAATACCGACGGTGTCGTTACGCAATTAAGCAAAGAAGCGACACATGGATTCTTAACGGCCGGATATGTATTTCCATTGGGAACGGTGATCTTCAAACCGGCCACAATGATCCGAATGACCGAGGGAGCACCACTGAGCGTTGATGTTTCCGCGAATTTCCTCTTCATGGAAAAAATGTGGGTAGGAGCTGCTTACCGGAATGGTGATAGTGTAACCGGGATCTTCTCATTTCAGATCACGGACCAGTTCAGAGCCGGATACGCATACGACTTCGGTATATCCAAGCTGAACCGCAGAGCTAACGGTGCACACGAGATCATGCTCAGCTACGATCCGGTATTCTCGCGCGAACGCGTTCGTTCACCCCGCTATTTCTGA